A window from Deltaproteobacteria bacterium PRO3 encodes these proteins:
- a CDS encoding response regulator: protein MSQPVSGSKRKVLVVDDDPQIRKILERMLIGPSYDVRTAVDGLTALSQVREDPPDLVILDIMMPGMSGIEVCRQIRESNPEHPIQVLMLSAKDSQADRRRALEYGANDYVTKPFHIASLVRKIQYMFEKQGI from the coding sequence ATGAGTCAGCCGGTTTCGGGAAGTAAACGCAAAGTCTTGGTTGTCGACGATGACCCCCAGATCCGAAAGATCCTGGAAAGGATGCTGATCGGCCCGAGCTACGACGTGCGCACCGCCGTGGACGGGCTCACCGCCTTGAGCCAGGTCCGCGAAGATCCCCCCGACCTGGTGATACTCGACATCATGATGCCGGGCATGTCCGGCATCGAGGTCTGCCGGCAGATTCGCGAGTCCAACCCCGAGCACCCCATCCAAGTCTTGATGCTTTCCGCCAAAGACTCCCAGGCCGACCGGCGCCGCGCCCTCGAGTACGGCGCCAACGACTACGTCACCAAGCCCTTCCACATCGCCTCGCTGGTGCGGAAGATCCAGTATATGTTCGAGA